A part of Miscanthus floridulus cultivar M001 chromosome 6, ASM1932011v1, whole genome shotgun sequence genomic DNA contains:
- the LOC136456485 gene encoding HVA22-like protein f, whose amino-acid sequence MGVLGTLARNLDALVGPGIMLLYPLYASMRAIESPSSLDDQQWLTYWVLYSLITLFELSCWKVLQWFPLWPYMKLLFCCWLVLPIFNGAAYIYEAHVRRYFKIGNYVSPNYNERQRRVLQMMSLDARKSVERFIETHGPDALDKIIRAAEEEAKRT is encoded by the exons ATGGGTGTTCTTGGTACCCTTGCTAGAAATCTGGACGCCCTTGTTGG GCCAGGGATCATGCTGCTTTATCCTCT CTACGCGTCCATGCGCGCCATAGAGAGCCCTTCTTCCCTGGACGATCAGCAATGGCTCACCTACTGGGTCCTGTACTCCCTGATCACCCTCTTCGAACTCTCATGCTGGAAAGTGCTGCAGTG GTTTCCCCTGTGGCCGTACATGAAGCTGCTCTTCTGCTGCTGGCTGGTGCTGCCCATCTTCAACGGCGCGGCCTACATCTACGAAGCGCACGTCCGGCGCTACTTCAAGATCGGCAACTACGTGAGCCCCAACTACAACGAGCGCCAGCGCCGGGTGCTGCAGATGATGAGCCTTGACGCGCGCAAGTCCGTCGAGCGCTTCATTGAGACGCACGGGCCCGACGCGCTCGACAAGATCATCCGAGCT GCTGAAGAGGAAGCCAAGAGGACCTAG
- the LOC136456484 gene encoding GDSL esterase/lipase At5g45670-like, translated as MEVRATRRLLCLVAVVSWALAVARCDPQVPCYFIFGDSLVDNGNNNFIVSLARANYPPYGIDFAGWPSGRFTNGLTTVDVIAQLLGFDNFIPPFAATSGDQLLGGANFASAAAGIRGETGQQLGGRIPFAGQLQNYQTAVQTLVSMLGDQDTASDHLSKCIFSIGLGSNDYLNNYFMPAFYNTGSRYTPEQFADSLIADYRRYLQTLYSYGARKVVMIGVGQVGCAPNELARYSADGVTCVDRIDGAIQMFNRRLVGLVDEFNALPGAHFTFINAYNIFDDILTNAASYGFTVTNAGCCGVGRNNGQVTCLPYQAPCANRDEHIFWDAFHPSEAANIIVGRRSYRAESPNDVYPMDISTLASI; from the exons ATGGAGGTGAGGGCGACGAGGCGTCTGCTGTGCCTGGTGGCGGTGGTGAGCTGGGCGCTGGCGGTGGCGCGGTGCGACCCGCAGGTGCCGTGCTACTTCATCTTCGGCGACTCGCTGGTGGACAACGGCAACAACAACTTCATCGTGTCGCTGGCGCGCGCCAACTACCCGCCCTACGGCATCGACTTCGCCGGCTGGCCGTCGGGGCGCTTCACCAACGGACTCACCACCGTTGATGTCATCG CTCAACTTCTGGGTTTCGACAACTTCATCCCGCCGTTCGCCGCAACGAGCGGGGACCAGCTCCTCGGCGGCGCCAActtcgcctccgccgccgccggcatcCGCGGCGAGACCGGCCAGCAGCTG GGCGGCCGGATCCCGTTCGCGGGGCAGCTGCAGAACTACCAGACGGCGGTGCAGACGCTGGTGAGCATGCTGGGCGACCAGGACACGGCGTCGGACCACCTGAGCAAGTGCATCTTCAGCATCGGCCTGGGCAGCAACGACTACCTCAACAACTACTTCATGCCGGCCTTCTACAACACGGGCAGCCGGTACACGCCCGAGCAGTTCGCCGACTCGCTCATCGCCGACTACCGCCGCTACCTGCAGACGCTCTACAGCTACGGCGCGCGCAAGGTGGTCATGATCGGCGTGGGGCAGGTCGGGTGCGCCCCCAACGAGCTGGCGCGTTACAGCGCCGACGGCGTCACCTGCGTCGACCGCATCGACGGCGCCATCCAGATGTTCAACCGCCGCCTCGTCGGCCTCGTCGACGAGTTCAACGCGCTCCCCGGCGCGCACTTCACCTTCATCAACGCCTACAACATCTTCGACGACATCCTCACCAACGCTGCCTCCTACG GGTTCACGGTGACCAACGCCGGGTGCTGCGGGGTGGGCAGGAACAACGGGCAGGTGACGTGCCTGCCGTACCAGGCGCCGTGCGCCAACAGGGACGAGCACATCTTCTGGGACGCGTTCCACCCGTCGGAGGCGGCCAACATCATCGTCGGACGCCGGTCCTACCGCGCCGAGTCGCCCAACGACGTCTACCCGATGGACATCAGCACGCTCGCCTCCATCTGA